Proteins co-encoded in one Rhopalosiphum maidis isolate BTI-1 chromosome 2, ASM367621v3, whole genome shotgun sequence genomic window:
- the LOC113555050 gene encoding E3 ubiquitin-protein ligase HECTD1 — MADVDPETLLEWLNMGQGDERDMQLIALEQLCMLLLMSDNVDRCFEVCPPRSFLPALCRIFLDESAPDSVLEVTARAITYYLDVSAECTRRIVAIDGALKAICNRLVITDIFSRTNKDLAEQCCKVLELICTREAGAVFEAGGLSSVLLFISDVGSCVHKDTLHSAMTVVSRLCTKMEPNEASLPTCVESLSTMLKHDDSHVSDGALRCFASLSDRFTRRGIDPAPLAQHGLLNELILRLSSAAGPTVTNIGTPGLNTNTSTTEVKSSQSISTVISLLTTLCRGSKSVSHDLFRSNLADAIEKALKGDERCCLDTMRLVDLLLVLLLEGRDAVSWSTVACTSNNPLLPKLRRLDSSAEKSQRHLIDCIRSKDTEALMEAVNSGAIDVNFVDEVGQTLLNWASAFGTQEMVEYLCSKGADVNKGLRSSSLHYAACFGRPSIAKILLKNGANPELRDEEGKTPLDKARERMDEGHREVAAILESPEWLMSSKNEIVQSNESKEPKGDPEMAAIYLKRLMPVFCHTFQSTMLPSIRRTSLSLIKKMVHYIKPDWLEDICRPDSPNNLAPLLVEVLATVLDNEEDDDGHVIALQTIYDLLNKCQDTFLDHFARLGVFCKVQQLIGPDSNSEIDNVQQIDSKNIQTEDAKEILPGHAYHWKDWFFCRGRDCLYAWNDYVVLELSNGSNGWFRFMINDKLSTMYSSGSPEGQPDTNKTRVSDQPSTDENKTEFIEKYLKAKVFVKLNTVSQPILSTPGLNRIAVGNWILISKKDCELSIQNSDGLQQITTLIYGTNGFSFQSNRGNQHMFTALIPLKSDFTSGWETVKKANIVAATTESIGQKIRKQAQEIFDTFFKAAQAQPRGVVARLSKIVKAIELAIQNQSSVLKDSSNKDFWASALCKAVLNLKKLLMEDEGSVSAYEIYSSGLVEVLLKLLTISSLEQDDDVIELQKLRIDIFVKCFKEKKNEKGMETCASVLVQKLISVLESIERLPVYLYESPGAFHGLQILSRRIRFRLEKAVKETTLVDRTGRGLRMEPLTTVHQLEKHLLKMVAKQWYDHERVTYNYVKKLKDKNNIPMKFKHYYDFDKNGVLYWIGTNGKTSVDWVNPGQYGLMLVQSSDGRNLPYGQVEDILSRDSVAINCHTNDDSKAWFSIDLGLFIIPTDYTLRHARGYGRSALRNWFFQMSKDGTNWTTLYTHFDDTALNEPGNTATWSIEINDKEETQGWRHVRIQQNGKNASGQTHYLSLSGFEIYGNVTGVCEDLGKAAKEAEASLKRQRRMFKAQMYKQMVTGARVMRGIDWKWRDQDGNPPCVGTVTGDLHNGWIDVVWDHGVTNSYRMGAEGKYDLRLVSEPQPTSASSKIFKNIPNAALSSIMTRMSSSTPILPEASNDNNAIVSVTNTDQISSAENLAVKQAAQQFTDSIMSVMRMEPSAVTPPTTNSLDNSLRIVVHPTPSVDLATIVESTSNDETQQNIENNKKNSNCYEEEFLPALGRVKPTYRRSSVTSLVHTLQSIQIDTPPNNKVNSKEKPIIIMHHNTSDSSNTQTQDLSTDTLINNANNSAFNTEICSPNNLDLEKENKKEENRNNSSNHMSVSVPNLASNTPPRSQADIPLQKHLAETYAPYQKYRNFDRNNSHNNQTQVANNHMPQRVPTSVSSLVRLALSTNFPSGLLQTAQSYPSLSANNTSNNSCSITTIANRTFCVGEALTMSLASTSSDSEQVSLEDFLDSVRAPALFAELEDDEEIVEDDDIPDDDENEDEQEYEEVMVSRNLLSMEDEAFAAQQHAAIESIVGADRCGNPYKRRSWDDDYVLRREFTALIPAFDPRPGRTNVNQTSDLEVIAPPDDENDEIPDVFTENSSSINNQTSLPRIKLTLKGPNLPGIKDVEVELKDSNWTIFHAVQKLAQLADLGSRQEKSRRIWEPTYTIMYEELTNKDQVLSENPDNQWDSDLPIFSTRTQLSNTGCTVDHVLQLLRQLHNLSINPMISLLKPYTDDFFEAHIKDDGELTNSEIFNSKKMTNKLVQQIQDPLVLSSGALPSWCEHLNLSYSFLFPFETRHLYFNCTAFGPSRSIVWLQSQRENVERHRTGSSLPLRREEEYRVGRLKHDRVRIPRGENILAWGRQLMRAHIDRQTVLEVEFMGEEGTGLGPTLEFYSLIAAEFQRKDLCMWMCNDEMPEETRKCIWLEEGAKPPGYYVRRTGGLYPAPLPQDSPCCDRAVKHFWFLGMFLAKVLQDNRLIDLPLSLPFLKLLTKAKNNESGRVLNESDLFDIDEDQAMFIKDLNMLILAKEKILLDQSLSDEEKKEQIKNLQFQCGQTGKVHLENLSLSMIYLPSSYCFPFTYINLVEDGLSQDVNMDNVEQYVSLLTDFILETGIKRQMDALKAGFCRVFSNEKLNAFTPLEVRRMLCGQQEPEWTREDLLNYTEPKLGYNKESPGFLRLVNVLEQMNSEERKSFLQFTTGCSSLPPGGLANLYPRLTVVRKVDAGAGSFPSVNTCVHYLKLPEYPDELTLRERLLAATLEKGFHLN, encoded by the exons TGCTGAATGTACTAGACGTATTGTGGCAATTGATGGTGCATTAAAAGCAATTTGCAATCGATTAGTAATTACAGATATATTTTCAAGGACTAATAAAGATTTAGCTGAACAATGTTGCAaa gtattggAACTAATATGCACTCGTGAAGCAGGTGCTGTTTTTGAGGCTGGTGGCCTAAGTTCTGTATTATTGTTCATTAGTGATGTTGGATCTTGTGTACACAAAGATACTCTTCATTCTGCTATGACTGTAGTTTCTAGATTATGTACTAAAATGGAACCAAATGAAGCATCATTACCAACTTGTGTTGAGTCTTTATCTACAATGCTTAAACATGATGACTCTCATGTTTCTGATGGTGCTTTGAGATGCTTTGCTTCATTATCTGATAGATTTACACGCCGTGGAATTGATCCAGCTCCTCTAGCACAACACGGACTTTTAAATGAATTGATACTTCGATTATCTTCAGCAGCTGGACCTACAGTAACAAATATAGGAACACCTg GCCTAAACACAAATACTTCAACTACTGAGGTTAAATCTTCTCAATCCATATCTACAGTTATAAGCTTGTTAACTACTCTTTGTCGTGGATCTAAATCTGTATCTcat GACTTATTTAGATCTAACTTAGCTGATGCGATTGAAAAAGCTCTAAAAGGCGATGAaag atgttGTTTGGATACTATGCGTTTAGTTGATTTATTACTAGTGTTACTTCTTGAAGGACGTGATGCAGTATCATGGAGTACAGTAGCATGTACAAGCAATAATCCTTTATTACCAAAACTTCGACGTTTAGATTCTAGTGCTGAAAAATCTCAACGCCATTTAATTGATTGTATCAGAAGTAAAGATACGGAAGCATTAATGGAGGCTGTAAACTCTGGtg CAATTGATGTAAACTTTGTGGATGAAGTTGGTCAGACTTTACTAAACTGGGCTTCTGCATTTGGTACTCAAGAAATGGTAGAATATTTGTGTTCTAAAGGAGCTGATGTCAATAAAGGTCTTAGGTCATCATCATTGCATTATGCCGCTTGTTTTGGAAGACCATCTATAGCTAAAATTCTTCTAAAAAACGGTGCTAATCCAGAACTTCGAGATGAAGAGGGTAAAACTCCATTAGATAAAGCACGAGAAAGAATGGATGAAGGACATCGTGAAGTTGCCGCTATATTGGAATCACCtg AGTGGTTGATGTCTTCCAAAAATGAAATTGTTCAGTCAAATGAATCTAAAGAACCAAAAGGAGATCCTGAGATGGCCGCGATTTATCTTAAACGTTTAATGCCTGTTTTTTGTCATACTTTTCAATCAACTATGCTACCATCAATTAG AAGAACTTCTctttctttaattaaaaaaatggttcATTACATTAAACCAGATTGGCTTGAAGATATATGTAGACCTGATTCTCCAAATAATCTTGCCCCTTTGTTGGTTGAAGTACTTGCTACTGTTCTTGATAACgag gAAGATGATGATGGACATGTCATTGCTTTACAAACCATTTATGACCTTTTGAATAAATGTCAAGATACATTTCTTGATCATTTTGCACGTCTGGGAGTTTTTTGTAAAGTACAACAGCTCATTGGACCTGATAGTAATTCAGAAATAGATAATGTCCAGCAAAttgattcaaaaaat atTCAAACTGAAGATGCTAAAGAAATATTGCCAGGTCATGCATATCATTGGAAAGATTGGTTTTTCTGTCGTGGTCGAGATTGTCTTTATGCTTGGAATGACTATGTTGTCTTGGAGTTATCAAATGGTAGTAATGGATGGTTTAGATTTATGATCAATGATAAATTGTCTACAATGTATTCCAGTGGAAGCCCCGAAGGACAACCAGAtacaa ATAAAACTAGAGTTTCTGATCAACCATCAACAGAtg aaaacaaaactgaatttattgaaaaatatttaaaagccaAAGTGTTTGTTAAGCTCAATACAGTGAGCCAACCAATTTTAAGTACTCCGGGTTTAAACAGAATAGCAGTTGGTAACTGGATCCTTATTTCAAAGAAAGATTGTGAACTTAGCATACAAAACTCTGATGGTTTAcag caaATTACTACATTAATTTATGGAACCAATGGATTTTCTTTTCAATCTAATCGCGGTAATCAACACATGTTTACTGCTTTGATACCACTTAAAAGTGATTTTACCTCAGGCTGGGAAACAGTTAAAAAAGCAAATATAGTAGCAGCAACAACTGAAAGTATTGGACAAAAG ATTCGTAAACAAGCACAAgaaatatttgatacattttttaaagctGCTCAGGCTCAACCAAGGGGTGTTGTTGCAAGATTAAGCAAAATTGTTAAAGCCATTGAATTAGCCATTCAAAAtcaa TCTTCTGTGCTAAAAGATAGCTCTAATAAAGATTTTTGGGCATCAGCTCTTTGTAAGGCAGtattaaacttgaaaaaattgttaatggaAGACGAAGGTAGTGTTTCggcatatgaaatatatagcaGTGGTTTAGTTGAAGTTTTATTGAAACTTTTAACAATCAGTAGTCTTGAACAAGATGATGATGTTATAGAATTACAGAAACTTAGGATtgacatttttgttaaatgtttcaaa GAAAAGAAAAACGAAAAAGGAATGGAGACTTGTGCTTCTGTTTTAGTGCAAAAGCTGATATCTGTTTTGGAATCTATTGAAAGATTACCtgtgtatttatatgaatCACCTGGTGCCTTTCACGGAttacaa atattatcaaGACGTATAAGATTCCGTTTGGAAAAAGCTGTAAAAGAAACCACTCTTGTTGATCGTACAGGTAGAGGCTTAAGAATGGAGCCTCTAACAACTGTGCATCAACTTGAAAAACATCTACTAAAAATGGTTGCAAAACAGTGGTATGATCATGAACGTGtcacatataattatgttaagaaactcaaagataaaaataacataccaATGAAGTTCAagcattattatgattttgataaaaatggtGTCTTATATTGGATTGGTACAAATGGAAAAACATCGGTAGATTGGGTTAATCCAGGTCAATATGGATTAATGCTAGTTCAATCTTCAGATGGTCGTAATTTACCATATGGACAAGTAGAAGATATTCTAAGCAGGGATTCTGTTGCAATTAACTGTCATACTAATGATGATAGCAAGGCATGGTTTTCGATTGACTTaggattatttataattccaaCTGATTATACACTTAGGCATGCCAGAGGTTATGGCCGTTCTGCACTACGAAATTGGTTTTtccaa ATGTCTAAAGATGGCACTAATTGGActacattatacacacactTTGATGATACAGCATTAAATGAACCAGGAAATACTGCAACTTGGTCCATAGAAATAAATGATAAGGAAGAAACTCAGGGTTGGCGACATGTTAGAATACAACAGAATGGTAAAAATGCATCAGGGCAAACACATTATCTCTCATTATCTGGTTTTGAGATTTATGGAAATGTTACTGGTGTATGTGAAGACTTGG GCAAAGCAGCTAAAGAAGCAGAAGCTAGTCTAAAACGTCAAAGACGTATGTTTAAGGCTCAAATGTATAAGCAAATGGTGACTGGTGCTAGAGTTATGCGTGGTATTGATTGGAAATGGAGGGATCAAGATGGAAATCCACCTTGTGTAGGAACGGTTACTGGAGACTTGCACAATG GTTGGATAGACGTTGTGTGGGATCATGGAGTTACAAACTCATACCGAATGGGTGCTGAAGGAAAGTATGATCTACGGCTAGTCAGTGAACCCCAACCTACATCTGCCT cttcaaaaatattcaaaaacattccAAATGCAGCCTTATCTAGCATCATGACAAGAATGTCTAGTTCTACTCCTATTTTACCTGAAGCATCTAATGATAATAACGCTATTGTTTCTGTAACCAATACAGATCAAATATCTTCTGCAGAGAATTTAGCAGTAAAG caagCTGCACAACAATTTACTGATAGTATAATGTCAGTCATGAGAATGGAACCCTCTGCAGTTACTCCGCCAACTACAAATTCATTAGACAATTCACTTCGAATAGTAGTCCACCCAACTCCTTCTGTTGATCTCGCCACAATTGTTGAATCTACATCTAATG atgAAACTCaacaaaacattgaaaataataagaaaaacagTAACTGCTATGAAGAAGAATTTTTACCAGCTTTAGGAAGAGTGAAACCAACTTACAGACGTAGTTCTGTTACCAGTTTAGTCCACACATTACAATCCATTCAAATTGATACACCCCCTAACAATAaa GTAAACTCAAaagaaaaaccaataataattatgcatcATAATACATCAGACTCTTCTAACACCCAAACACAAGATCTATCTACTGatactttaataaacaatGCAAATAATTCAGCTTTTAATACAGAAATATGTAGTCCAAACAATTtag atttagaaaaagaaaataaaaaggaaGAAAACCGAAATAATTCTTCAAATCACATGAGTGTTAGTGTTCCAAATTTAGCATCTAATACACCACCTAGATCACAAGCAGATATTCCATTGCAAAAACATTTAGCAGAAACTTATGCTCCATaccaaaaatatagaaattttgATCGAAACAATAGTCATAATAATCAAACTCAAGTTGCTAATAATCATATGCCTCAACGGGTACCGACTTCAGTATCCAGTCTTGTTCGTTTGGCTCTATCTACTAATTTTCCAA GTGGTTTGCTTCAAACAGCACAAAGTTATCCTAGCTTATCAGCTAACAATACTTCTAATAATTCATgttctataacaactattgCAAATCGGACATTTTGTGTTGGTGAAGCTCTAACTATGAGTTTAGCGTCTACATCAAGTGATAGTGAACAAGTCAGTTTAGAA GATTTCTTAGACAGTGTCCGTGCTCCAGCCTTATTTGCAGAACTTGAAGATGATGAAGAAATTGTTGAAGATGATGATATTCCAGATGATGATGAAAATGAAGATGAACAAGAATATGAAGAGGTAATGGTCTCCAGAAATCTACTAAGTATG gaagaTGAAGCATTTGCAGCTCAGCAACATGCTGCTATTGAAAGTATTGTGGGTGCTGATAGATGTGGTAATCCATATAAGAGACGCTCATGGGATGACGATTATGTGCTTAGAAGAGAATTCACAGCATTGATACCAGCCTTTGATCCTCGACCAGGGCGTACTAATGTCAACCAAACATCTGATTTAGAAGTAATTGCTCCACCTGATGACGAAAACGACGAAATTCCTGATGTTTTTACTGAAAATTCAAgtagtattaataatcaaacatCATTACCAAGAATTAAGTTGACTCTAAAAGGACCTAATTTGCCAGGA aTTAAAGATGTAGAGGTTGAGCTTAAAGATTCTAATTGGACAATTTTTCATGCTGTTCAGAAGTTGGCTCAATTAGCAGACCTTGGTAGTCGTCAAGAAAAATCTCGACGAATTTGGGAACCTACTTATAC aatCATGTACGAAGAATTGACCAACAAAGATCAAGTACTTAGTGAAAATCCTGATAATCAATGGGATTCtgatttacctatattttctaCGAGAACACAATTGAGTAATACAGGTTGCACTGTTGATCATGTACTTCAGCTTTTAAGGCAGCTTCATAATCTTTCCATTAATCCAATGATCTCTTTACTTAAACCATACACTGATGACTTCTTTGAAG CACATATTAAAGATGATGGAGAGTTAACAAacagtgaaatatttaatagcaaAAAAATGACTAATAAACTTGTTCAACAAATTCAAGATCCTTTGGTATTAAGTTCAGGTGCACTTCCATCTTGGTGTGAACATTTAAATCTttcttattcatttttgtttccATTCGAAACTAGAcacttgtattttaattgcacTGCATTTGGGCCATccag atCTATTGTATGGTTACAATCTCAGCGAGAGAATGTTGAACGACATCGCACTGGTTCTAGTCTTCCTCTTAGACGAGAAGAAGAGTACAGAGTTGGTCGTTTAAAACATGATCGAGTCCGTATACCACGAGGTGAAAATATACTTGCATGGGGTAGACAACTTATGAGGGCTCACATTGATCGACAAACAGTATTGGAAGTTGAGTTCATGGGTGAAGAAGGTACCGGATTAGGTCCCACATtagaattttattcattaattgcTGCCGAGTTTCAACGAAAAGATCTCt GCATGTGGATGTGTAATGATGAAATGCCTGAAGAGACCCGTAAATGCATTTGGCTTGAAGAAGGAGCAAAACCACCTGGTTATTATGTTAGACGAACGGGTGGACTTTACCCAGCACCATTACCTCAAGATTCTCCATGTTGCGATAGAgctgtaaaacatttttggttCCTTGGCATGTTCCTAGCAAAAGTTCTTCAAGATAATCGTTTAATCGACCTTCCGTTATCATTGCCATTCCTAAAACTTTTAACTAAAGcaaaaaataatga atccGGTAGAGTGCTGAATGAATCAGACTTGTTTGACATTGATGAAGATCAAGCAATGTTTATAAAAGACTTAAACATGTTAATTTTggcaaaagaaaaaattttattagatcAATCATTAAGTGATGAAGAAAAAAaggaacaaattaaaaacttacaatTTCAGTGCGGCCAAACAGGCAAAGTGCACCTAGAAAACCTGAGCTTAAGCATGATTTACCTACCATCATCTTACTGTTTCCCATTTACCTACATTAATCTAGTTGAAGATGGTCTTAGTCAAGATGTTAACATGGACAATGTAGAGCAATATGTTAGTTTATTGACCGATTTTATATTGGAGACAGGAATCAAGAGACAAATGGATGCACTAAAGGCAGGTTTTTGCCGTGTATTCTCAAACGAAAAGTTAAATGCATTTACTCCACTTGAGGTTAGACGAATGTTATGTGGCCAACAAGAACCAGAATGGACTCGTGAAGATCTATTGAACTACACTGAACCTAAATTGGGATATAATAAAGaaag tcCTGGATTTTTACGTTTGGTGAACGTTTTGGAACAAATGAATTCGGAAGAACGTAAATCATTCTTACAATTTACTACTGGTTGTTCATCATTACCACCAGGAGGTTTAGCCAATCTATATCCAAGGCTAACTGTGGTCCGTAAAGTTGATGCTGGTGCAGGTAGTTTTCCATCAGTAAATACTTGCGTCCATTACTTGAAATTACCAGAGTATCCTGATGAACTTACATTGAGGGAACGCTTGTTGGCTGCAACGCTTGAAAAAGGTTTCCATCTCAACTAA